ATAACTGAAACTTAATCTTTTTCCATCAGCAGGTACATTTATGGAATATCTTCCATTGGCATCAGTCAGGGTTCTGATGCTTTTGCCCTCGACAGAAACGGTTACACCAATGAGGGTTTCCTTGTCTTTATCTGTGACTGTTCCTGTCACCACAGATTGGGCATAGGCCGTGACGCAGGATAAGAGCAGGATAAAGAGAGAAAGCACTGCTTTCTGCAGGGTTTGAAGGCCGGGCCTGTTTTTAAAAACGACTCCGGAATTTCTGAGTAAAAAATTGCTTGTCATAATTGGTTAGTTATGGTTTAGATTAAAGGGGTTTAATAGCAAGAAATCAATGGCGTTTTACCCAGGCTAAAATTGGCCTTTTATAGGTGTAATATTTGGTCTGTCAGGCGGGTGGCCTTAACCTAAGTTAGTTTATAATTTTCTAAAGTCCAATTTTGTTGAAATTTGAGCAAATAATTGAGGTTTTATTTGCTTAATTGTGATGTCCCGCAATATTGTATACTGTGGTTTGGATAATAATTGGTATTTTATGTTGAAAAATCAAACCTATTGTTCACCTCATCCCACCACTATGAAAAAAACATTATTACTCCTTATGGCCCTGCTTTTCCTGGGCTCAGAACTGACATTTGCCCAAAAAACGACCATCACCGGCACGGTAACTGATGCCACAACAAAAGAAACTTTAATAGGCGTATCTGTGTACATTAAAGGAAGTAAACAGGGAACCAGTACCAATTCCGGCGGACAGTTCTCTATTGAGGCGGTATCAACAGATCAACTTGTCTTCAGTTATACCGGATATAAACCGGTAACCCTGCTGGTCGGTTCCAATACGACATTTCAGGTCAGCCTGGAAAGCAGTGCGGCACAGTTAGATGAAGTTGTATTGATTGGTACCCGCTCCGCAGGCCGGGTAAAGCTGGAAACCGCAGTTCCGGTAGATATTGTAAATGTAAGCAAGACTGCTGCTACTACCGGTAGATTGGAACTTACAGATATCTTAAATTATGCAGCACCTTCATTTAATTACAACAAACAATCTGGTTCCGATGGCGCGGATCATGTGGAGCTAGGCACATTGAGAGGGCTGGGGCCCGACCAGACTTTGGTATTGGTGAATGGGAAGCGTCGTCATTCTACCGCCTTTGTTTCTGTATTCGGAACCCGGGGCAGGGGAAATTCAGGAGTAGACCTGAGCACGATTCCGACCGCTGCAATCGAGCGGGTCGAAATTCTCCGTGACGGAGCTTCGGCACAATATGGTTCTGATGCCATCGCAGGTGTAATCAACCTGGTGCTTAAAAAAAATGTAAATGAGTTTGTAGCCAATGCCGGCTATTCAGGGTATTATGATCCGGCCTTTAACAGTAAAAAAAGCCTGGCTGCTGCCCAATATCCTCATGGAGGCAGTATCGATGGAAATGCCTTTACTTTTGATGCCAACTACGGGTTGAAAATAGGAAAAACCGGTTTTCTGAACCTGAGTGCTGATTATTCCAAAAGCGGTAAAACCTATCGTCAGACAAAGGATACGGCAACTGCCAATCCTAAAGCATTGCCCTTAAATACACCGAGAAGGGCAAATGGTGATGGATCATCGGAAGGAGGGACGATATTTTTTAACAGTGAGATCCCAACCAGTGCCAGGACCACTTTTTACAGCTTTGGTGGTTACAGTTATAAAGGATCAGAAGCTTATGCTTTCACCCGTAATTTCTCGTCCAGACCGGAACGTTTCCCGACTAATGGTACCAGCATCATCCCGGTAGAGGGGATCATCATCAAAACCCCTGACGGAGAATCTTATTACAATCCGCTCATTGAAACACATATTAAAGACCTGGCTTTTGCAGCCGGCTTAAAAGGTAGTTTTGGCAAGGACTGGAACTGGGACCTGAGTAACAATACCGGAAATAATGATTTTCATTTTTATGGTAAAAAGACTTTCAATGCCTCTTTAGGAGCCGACAAAACTTCTTTTGATGACGGAGGATCTGAGTTTTTACAGAATACAACAAATTTAAACTTCAGTAAACGTTTTGATCAGGTACTTTCCGGATTTAATCTTGGTTTTGGTGGGGAGTACAGGTATGAGCGTTATAAGATCTCTGCAGGAGAAGAAGCTTCCTATAAAAACTATGATCCGGATGGCATTAAGGCTGCGGGATCACAGGGTTTTCCTGGTTTTCAACCTGCTGATGCTGCAAATTCCAACAGATCGGTGTTTGGTGCTTTTGTTGATTTTGAATTGGATGCAACGGATAAATGGCTGATCAATTTTGCCAACCGACTGGAACATTACAGTGATTTCGGCTATAATTTCAGTACAAAATTTGCCACGCGCTATAAAATCAGCGATAACTTTAACATTCGTGGTTCGGTAGGTACAGGTTTTCGTGCCCCATCGCTACAACAGATCAATTATAGCTCTACCTTTACCAATGTGCAGGGAGCCATCATTTCTGAAGTGAAAATCGCTCCGAACAGCAGTCCGATCACAAAAGCCGCCGGAATCCCGAACCTTAAACAGGAAACTTCAAAAAATGCAGGATTGGGCTTTACCTTTAAGCCCGTTCCGGAATTTAGCATTACGGTAGATGGTTACCTCATTAATGTAAAAGACAGGGTGGTATTGTCCGGGCAGTTCAGTGCAGCAGATGAAACACTTGACCCCGTATTTACCGATGCCTTAAAAGCATTGAGGGTGGGTACAGCTCAGTTTTTTGCCAATGCTGTAAACACGACAAACCGTGGTTTGGATGTGGTACTGGATTACAACAAAACAATCGGGGACAACCGCTACCGACTTTTATTTACGGGGAACTTCCAAAGTATGGACATCGATAAAGTAAACTATCCAACCATTTTGGGCAGAACAGAGGCCTTAAAAGAAACCTTCCTGAGCTCAAGGGAAAAGAAATTCATTTTAGCCTCTGCACCCAAAACAAAGTTTTCATTGAATCCTGAATATGGCTACCGGGACCTGACTATCGGGATGCGTTTCACGTACTTCGGAAAAGTGGATATCTATGGGTATGGGGACGGAACAGGAACTTCACCTGTGGTCCCAAAAGATGACGGTTCCGGATCAGTAGCGGATCTTTACAACTATAGCGGTAAAATGGTAAGTGACGTTTATTTTTCTTATAAACTGAATCCATACGCCCGAATCTCTCTGGGGGCTGATAACCTGTTTAATGTGCATCCGGACCTTGGTTATATTCCCGGAGCCAAAGGCTGGGCCTATAATAATGAACCTGCAGGGCCATTTGATGCCGTTCAGATGGGCGGAAATGGCAGGCGCATTTTTGCAAGGATCGGCTTTAATTTTTAAATAAAAGCAGGAGGAAGACCAGTGTCAGACCAATCATTGGGAATGGCACTGGTCTTTTCTTTTACATACTGTTGCATAAAAAAACCTTCAGAAGCAATGCCTCTGAAGGTTGAATACCGGACCAAATGAATTTTTAGGATGAGTTAGTAATAGTGTATCTGACGATTATCTGCCAGGATAAATGCTGGTCATATATAAGGCGTCTTTAGCCGAAATGGTGGTGTTATTGGCTGCAATCGTTACATTGTTTGTGGTAAACTGAGCCTGAACAGGGTAGTGCATGATCGAAGCCGAATCATAAGCAGTATAGTTCAATCCTGTTCTTGAAGATACCGCAAGAACGTTATAGTCTACCTGAGCTTTTGTCCAGTAATTTGGTGCGCCCATGTAGTAGTCATAAACAGCTTGGGTATTCCATGGAATATTGGCATCAGGATGTGACTGCTCATGATTTAAACCTAAAGCATGGCCAAATTCGTGGGTTACTGTTCTTCTGAACTCGGTATCGCTGGTATTGTTATTGAACCAGCCATAGTTCATAGAAACGGTTTTGTTTTTGGTATCGGTTCCAATGTAGGACCAGGAACCTCCGGCATCAAAAGCAACTTTAATATCTGCAGCTGCATTATCTGCAACAAACTGGAAGGTAAGGTTGGCATAAGTTTCCCAGCTTTTTGCATACTGCTGAACTTTAGATCTTACGTAAGTAGTTCCTCCGCTAAATCTAACCTTAATGATGCTTCCATTAGGCCATACTTTGTTGGCTGGTCCGTTGGATTCCGTACCAGGTAAGCCATTAGGAGCATCCACTCTCATCTCACAGGAAAATGGAGCGCTTGATTCAGTTTTTACTACCGGAGTTTCCTGCTGGATGTTGTCAGTGTTTTTTTTACAGCCTGCCATGATTAAAAGCGTAGCTGCAACGAACAATAGGTTTTTTGTAATTTTCATAAAATTGGTTTGTTTTTCGGTCGGTATTAAACCCAATATATGGTAATTTTCTTGATACATTTGCCAATTTGATATATTTTTTATGAACAATAAAAAATTTTGATGGATTCGGAAAGCCATATTCTTTTCGCTAATTTTAAGAATTCAAAGCCTATACGCTCCTGATCTATGTTTTTTTTAAAATCAACTGCTATTTTTCTGTTTCTATTGTGCTGTAGTTTTTTCGGAAGGGCACAACACTTAAAACCTGGCTTTGATAAAGCCGAGTATAGAGAGCTGATTTATTTGTCGTCCACCTCATTTGAGACACCACAAAAGGCTAAACTTATTCCTAAACCGTTTTAAAACCTATTGTAGTGTAGCCCCAAAGCCAGGAAACTTATACTTTGCCTATAGTTACGAATCGACAACTCAGGATGGCTGGGCGTATAATGTGATCAATGCGGCTGATTGGGTACCTCAAACCCCTTTTTCAGTGCAGATGCTGGATGACCTTCCGGAAGTAAGCCCTGGTCCTTTGATGGAGGGCTTAATCAAAAAGCAACCCTTCTTTAAGCGCATCATCCTCAATATGGTGTATAACAGCGTACGTAACCCTTCCCGAAAGGTAGTGAAGCGCTATCAGAAGCTATTGGGAAAGGAGATGGCAAAGAAAATAAAAACCTATTTGCCGGATTATAAGGCTCCTGATTATTATAACAGCAGTAATTATGTCCGGACAGGAACCTCAATCGTTTTGTATCCGAAGCCGGGTTATGGTCAGAAATTTCCAAATGAGGGCAAAGACATGATGCTTCATCATTCTTTTCCTCCATATCTATACCTCCTTAATCAGGAATAAACGCGAAATTGGCCTGCGCATCGCTGTGTTATTAAAATATTAATGGGCAATAAAATCGTCAGATTCGTTTTTTTTGGTAACTACTTTGTAGGGCTGCTTGCCGTGGCGCTTACGCTGGAAGCAACCCAGCAACTCAGACTACCCTATAATTCCCTGAATTATTACCTGTTGTTATTTCTGGCGCCTACGATCTATTATACTTATGCCTATCATCAGATTTCTGCCCGGCCTTCCCTGAATAATCCCCGGAGCCAGTGGTATTTTAAGCATAGGGTATTTATCAGCTGGAGTCAGGGAATTTTATTTAGTTTATGTATTGCCCTGGCTGTGAGATTGCTCTATATAAATTATAGTCATATTCTGAACCTCCCGCTAAGCTATTGGCTTGCGATCACTGTGATTGTACTGGCTGGTGGATTATATTACCGGCTGCTGCCCAGGTCTTTCCTGAACTTCGATCTACGGAATACGGGCTGGTTAAAGGCTTTTGTAATTGGCTTTGTCTGGGCTTGCTGTGCAAACATATTGCCACTGATTATGCTGAAAATAGAAACTGGAATCGGTTATCATGATCCGCTGCTGTGGACCTGGCTGTTCATCAAAAACTGGATGTTCTGTACGGTGAATGCCATTCTGTTTGACATCAAGGATTATCCTACAGATGCCAATAAACACCTCAAAACTTTTGTCGTAAGATTTGGCTTAAGGCGTACCATATTTTATATCCTGATTCCTTTGCTGATCATTGGCATGATATCCCTGTTTATATTTGCCAGGTATAAAGGTTTTGGCCCGATCCCGACAGCATTAAATATATTGCCTTTTATCCTGACCATTTATATTGCCTATTCCATGCGCCGGAGAAAGAACATCTTATATTACCTGATGGTGATTGACGGATTGATTTTGTTTAAAGCGATTTGTGGTATCATCGCAATGCAATTCATGCCGGTATGACCAATAATTATGACCATATCGCCAATTATTACGACCGACTGAGCCGTATGGTTTTCTTTAAATCTCAGGTAAATGCACAGATTGATCAATTGGGCTATATTCCGGAAAATAGCAGTGTTTTGATTGTAGGTGGGGGAACCGGATGGATTCTGGAAGAACTGGCGAAAGTCCGGCCGGCGGGATTACATATTGTTTATGTGGAGATATCCGCAAATATGATTGCCCTTTCCAGGGATAGAAATCCGGGGGCCAATGAGGTGGAATTTGTAAACAAGAGGATAGAAGACTTTTCTTCCTCAATGAGTTTTGATGTGATTTTAACGCCGTTTTTGTTTGATAATTTTTCAGCAGAAAGAGCAGTTGTTGTGTTTAAGCAGCTGGATCTTTTGTTGAAAGAAAATGGTTATTGGCTATTTGTAGACTTTAGTCTGAAAGGAGAAAGAGGGCGATGGTGGAAATCAGCCTTTCTGCAGCTGATGTATTCCTTTTTTAAGCTCATCAGAATTGTGGAAGCCTCGGAACTGACCGATATGGAACCGTATTTTAAAAATGCCGGTTATCAGGAAATTATAGGTAAAAGCTATTACGGAGGCTTTATTCAAGGCCAGGTCTACCGTAAAGGATAATAAATTCCCTAATTTTAGCGGAAATTAATCGCTGCCCAATTTATACTGTTATGAATAAACTTAATATGCTCGTATTATTCCTGTTGTTTGCAGGTTTGAATGTGCTTGCTCAAACTCCGGCGGACACTACCTATTACCTTAAAAATAAAGTTGGTTATGTCAGGAATAAAGACAGCGCAGATTATAAACGTGTGGTAACTGCACCAGGTCCCGGAAGTAACCTATATCAGATCAATGATTATTATATAGATGGAAAGAAGAAGAGCACAGCTCAGGGAAGGATGGATAAACGGATGATTTATGAGGGGCCTTACGTTTCTTATTATCAAAATGGTAATAAGCAGAAGGAGGGTACTTATGTTAATAACGAACTGGAAGGTGAAGTGAATACTTATTATCCGGATGGAAAACTATATGTCACTAAAATTTACAAAAAAGAGGGGACACCTGCCCTGAGATCTGAGTATATAAAAACGGTTAAGGATAGGAAAGGAAAGGTTCTCGTTGTAAATGGCAACGGTAAATACCATATATATGATGAGGATTTTAAGCAGATCACAGATGAAGGAAGTGTTAAGGATGGAGTATATGATGGGACCTGGACTGGAACAAATGATGAAGATCAGATCAGTTATTCTGAAATTTATGTTAAAGGAAAGTTGATTTCTGGAAAAAGTAAGGACGAAAAAGGGAACAGTTATGATTACACGGAATTAATAGTGTCTCCTGAATTTGTGGGCGGCACGGGGGCACTTTCTGTATTTCTTGGAAGAAATATCAAGTATCCCCGAAAATGTATGGAGGAGGGAATTGAGGGAACGGTTATCTTAACGTTTAAGGTACTTAAGACGGGGGCGCTCAGCGAGATCAGTGTCACCAGGGAAATTCATAAGGACCTGGCCAAAGAAGCTGTAAGGGTAGTTAAACTTAGTCCGCGATGGAAAACAGGCTATTACAGAGGTGTTCCAAGTAATATCCTTTGTAATCTTCCTGTGAAGTTTGTGCTGGGTAATTAGCCCTGGTACTCAGGTAGCAGTTCTTAATTACAAAAATGATAGTTATTTTTAAGGATGTCTGAAAATACGGATCGGTTTTATAATGGCCTGCCCGCCAATAGAATGGCGCTGGCCGACCTTTTGGTTAATGCAGAATTGTTTGCTGAGGTTCCGGCCGACTGGCATGTCATCATTACGGATATTAAACGATCTACTCAGGCTGTCTTCGATGGTCTTCATGAGACGGTCAACCTGATTGCCACAGGAAGTATTGTCATGGTATTGAATATGGCTTTCAGAGCAGGAATCACCATTCCTTTCTTTTTCGGAGGTGATGGAGCTACGTTTATTGTTCCACCTTCTATTGTAGATCAGGCGATGGGGGGCTTGATGTTGTATCAATCAAATACCTCAGAGAACTTTAATCTTGAATTGCGCGTTGGAACAGTTCCTGTACAACAGATTTATGAGAAAGGTCATGAATTGCATATCAGTAAACTCAGTCTTTCTGCGTCTTTCTCTATTCCGGTGGTATTGGGAAAAGGGTTGAGCTTTGCGGAGCAGCTGATCAAAGCAGAAGACTACCTTTTTGCAACAGCACTGAGTCCTGCGGAGGAACTCGACCTGACCGGAATGCAATGTCGTTGGGATAAGATTGACCCGCCCGAAAACAGCCAGGAGATTGTAACCTTGTTGGTGGTTGCCAGAGGAGGTATTGCCCCGGCTCAGATCTTTAGTCAGGTGATGCGCCAGATCGACGATATCTATGGGCCGCCGCAAAAGAGACAGCCAATTTCTGTAGCCAAACTAAAGTTAAAATCGAGCTTCGACCGGCTGGGGGTAGAAATGCGTGCCAGAATTGGAAAGATTCGTTTTTTTGAGTTGATGAAGAGCTGGTTGATCAACTTATACGGTTATATTTATTTTCATACCGAAAGCGGAAAAAACTACCTGAACAAGCTGGTCGAAATGTCAGACACACTGGTGATCGATGGAAGGATCAATACGGTGATGACCGGAAATGAAGCGCAACGCTTAGCCTTGATAAAGGTATTGGACCGGTTTGAAAGCTCAGGAGATATTTTATATGGAATTCACATTAGTGGTGATTCCGTGATGTCTTGTTATGTACGTGACCTTAAAGACGGGCATATTCATTTTGTAGACGGAGCGGAGGGAGGTTATACGCAGGCTGCACGTCAGCTGAAAGCAAAGAACCGGACAATAGCCTCCTGATGACTCTCCGCGTTGCCGGTATTTTTATCTCCGGATTTATCTCCGCTGTTTCCAAAATGGTAACTGATGCTCAGTTGTGCAAAGGCTTTCACATGGATTTTATAAAGTTTAGAGGCGTAGTATAATTGTCACTGCTGTTTCTTTAAAAAGGAGAAAGTTGTTGTATAAGACGAAAATTAACCGAAAAAACGTGTAATATTTTAGGGGTAAAAGGTGACGATACCAGTGGAGAGGTCGTACATCGCAGGAACAATTTTTATTTCGCCACTGTCTGCGAGTTGTCTGATGGCACTGCTCTGTTCCAATATCTGTTGCATAGAGCGGTATACATTTAGGACCGCTACTTTATTGACAAAAGAGGCATTCTCTCCGGTTCTGTCGGTGTATTCAGTCAGCTCCTGCGGGATGCTGATTTTTACCTCTCTCAGCAAACCAGAAAGGTTTTCTATCATCACATTGTTGCAGGCACTTTTAACCGCACCGCAACCCGTATGTCCCATAACTACAATCAGTTTTGCACCTGCGGCTAAAATGGTATATTCCAGGGAGCCTAGGATATGGGGGGAAACTACATTCCCCGCCACACGGATGTTAAAGATATCGCCTATACTCTGATCGAAGATCAGTTCCGCAGCAACCCGGGAATCCATGCAGCTCAATACTGCTGCAAAAGGTCTGGGTTCGTCTTTTGTTTCCTGTACGCGCTGCAAGAGGTCCCGGGGGGTACAATATCCTTTCTGGAATCGTTCATGCCCATCCTGAAGTAATTGCAAAGCCAGATCCGGTGTCATTCCCAGCAGCTGCTGCGGGTTTTGATCGATGAGGTGGAGGTGTTCGGTTAGCATAATCCTGTTCTGTTATTTACTGTTCGTTGGTTTTTCTTTTTCCTGCTGCATCATTTGCATGAGTTGCATGCCCATCAGGCCGCTCAGGCTTCCATCAGTACCGTTGCCGCCGCTTACGATCAGGTCAGGTATGATCTTAATCCTTCCTTTTCCAATTTCCTCTGTGATTTTGAACCTTGTAAAGTTGTCACCGCCCATTGCTTTTACCTGCAGGTCATAGGCATCGGCGGTAGATTTACCAATGGCCATGATTTTCTCGGCTTCGGCCAGACCTGTTTTTGCAATCTTCTCTGCATCGGCACTGGCATTAAGTCTTGTTGCTTCTGCCTGTGCTCCTGCACGGGCTTTTGTAGCCTCTGCCTCCGCACCTGCACGCATTTTAGTAGCAGTGGCTTCCGCGTCGACCTGTAGCTTAAGACTATTGGCATCACCTTCTGCCTTTTTTACCGTGGCATCTGCAGTACGCTGGGCGATTTCTACGTTTTGCTGTGCTTTCACAATTTCCTTTTGCATATCTGCAATGGCGGTTTCTTTTTCCATGCCCTGACGTTGTTCCTGTGCCATTCTTTGGATCTGATAGGTTTTTTGTTCCTCTTCGGCGATCTTACGGTCGGTCAGGGTTTTCATCAAAGATTCGGGCGGAAGAATATCGCCGATCAGGGTGTCTACGGCATTGACATTGTAATCGTCCAGTACTTCCTTAATGTGTTCTTTTGCAGATTGCTGTCTTTCTTTACGGGTAATGAGGAAACTGATCACATCGCTGTCCTGAGCCGAGTTTCGAAAATAGTTACCGATGGTAGGCTCCAGAACCTGACTAACCAGGTTGCTCATGCTGCCAAATCGGGCGATTACTTTAGGGGCTTCAGTAGCCGGGATATGGATGATCTGAGAAACATCGAGGTTAAAGGGAAATCCATCTCTGGAGCGGACGGTAATCGTACTCAGGTTTTTGTCTAACTGATGTGATTCATTCCTGGCATTCGCCCAGTTGAGCACCAGATTGGTTGTAGGAACCAGCTCTACCTTCATGATGTATTTGTTGAAGGGGTATTTGCCGGGGCCATAAGCTTCCATCCAGACACCACGCTGGCCTTTGCTCACGATGTTGCCATGTTTGAAGCTTTCCCCGCTGATGTCTTTGCCATCTTCTCCGATATAACTGATCACCACACCTACGAAACCTATAGGTACATCTGTCATCGGTATTTCTTCGATCTGGATTGCCCATGGATTGATGTTGTAACTACCCGCTAAAATGATGCTGGGTTGCAAACCACGGTTACCGCCATTCTTTAGAAAAGCATCGATATCCTGGAAATTGTTGTGACCGCTAACCTGCTTACCCGCAATTTGTCCGGTATCGATTGGAAGGCCGTCCAGTGTGGTGACAATGCCTACCATGTTTTCCCTGATACTTACCATATCGGCGATGGTTACCGTAAAAGCAAACAGGTTGATGCGGTAGGTTCCTGCGGTGATATAGGAGGTCTGACGACCTTTTTGTCCCTGGTTATTCAGGAACTTCTCAGTATCCTGAAAATTGTCGGAGTCGACCCTTCGGGCAAGGATGGCGCCAGTAGGTATTTCAGCACCATCGTTGGCGAGGATCAAGCCTATTTTTCCTTCGGGGATAATGGTGAAACCCTGCATGTTTACAGAATACTGCCAGGGCCACATGCCCCAGTAGAGGCCTGGTGCGAGTGCTCTTGCCTGAAAGCCTGCTTCGCCTTTAGTGGCGATGATACGGCCATCAGGCAGTTCTTTGTCCCTGCCAAAAAGAACAAATTTCTTTGTTACCAGTCCGATTTTGTTTTCGGGTACGATAACCATCCCCAGGAAAACACGTAAAATAAACTTGTAAAATAAAAGGGTGAACAGGATGGCGGATATCCACCAGTAGTTCAGAAAGATTTGATAATAGTCCATGGTTGTTGGTTTTAAGTTGAATCAAACTTCATAAAAGAGTAAAATATAAAAGTCTTACATCAGTATTATATTGTATTATTTTAATCTTATATTAGTATTATGAATAAAGAGGACTTGCTACACCTGGAGAAACTGATGAACTTTCTGGCCAGTAATTTTCTAAAGAAAAAGAGTTGGAAAGATGTTTCTAAATCTGAATGGACGTATATCGTAGAGGAATTAAATGGCTTGTTGCAGGAGCGCAACAGGAAGCAAAGGATCAAAAAAGAGAACAACTTATTTGGGGCAAATTACCTGTATGAGCATTTGATTATCAATAAGCTAAAAGCATATGAAAAGAAGAAAGACCTTAGCGGATCGAGCAAACCCAACCTCAGTAAACTGAGTCTTATTGTACAATTACTGGGTTATGATAATTACATCGATTTTATCAATTCACATAATGAGGTTTTCAATTTTAACGATTTAAAGATTGACATTCCTAAAGCAACAGTAAACCATAAATTGCTGGATGAACTGGTTGGTTTATGGTATTCTTTTAACCGGAACCTGCCTGATAATCCGGAAAAAATTAATGAGGAAAGGATCTGGCGTTCTTCCGTTGAAATTTATAAATCTGAATCTACGGGTGAATATTTTATTGAAAGGAGCGGGGGAGATAACCATAAGTATTACGGGAAAATCACTTCCTATGCGGATTACATTTTCATCATCATGAACAGCAACACCTTTATTCGTCAGCGGCACTTTATTTCCCGCCTGAAAGATATTGGAGAGAAGCTAAAACAACCTAATTACAGGATTGAGGAAATGCATTTCATCAGTACCTGTATTAGTTTTAATCAGGAGCCCATTGCCTTGTTTGAAATATTTCAAAAGGTCAATACCACAAAAAATTACGTAGCGGATTCAGTGAGTTTCCCAATAGAAAGCGCAGAACTTCCTGCGGGGGTTGTTGCTTACCTGAAGGATACGGAAGGAAACAGGATTAATTACAGGTAAGCGGAGGGCTGAACGGCAAATAAAAAAGGTGATGAGGTGATTTCCTCATCACCTTTCAGTGATATGTTTAAATATCAGTTCAGCGGTTAGTTGAAACGATATTTGATACCGAACTGCATTCTCCATCTTGCGGTCTCATCGATGCTGTTAGAGAAAGAATTCACCATTGGTGAAGCACTCGTAGAGTCCATATAAGGGAAAGAGAAGGTTGGTTTTTTAGTGTCCGGATCTATACCTTTATAGCTCAGTAATCCATTTGCCCTGTTCGCAAATTTAGGAACACCCCATGTTTTGTTGATCAGGTTTCCGAAGTTGAAAACATCAAATGTGATTTGCAAAGAATGTTTTTTGTTGCTGAAACTGGTAAATAAATCCTGTGCAATACGCAGGTCTAATGTACCCACCATATTCCCTACAAGTCCGTTTCTTTCGGCATATTTTCCCCTTCTTTTGTTTAAATAATTGTCCTGGTTAATGTAGCTGTCTAATTGCGACCAGATTTGATCAGGCGTACGCAAGTCTGGCGTTTTACCGGTGTTTTCAGGTACCAATAAAATTTCCGATTTGTTTCTCGGTATATAAATCAGGTCATTCCCTTTTAAGCCGTCATTGTTCAGGTCATTGGCATAAGTGTAGGAATATCTGAAACCATCCTGTAACTGATAGAACATAGAGATGGTTGTTCCCAGGTGGTTGATGTATTCCTTTCTGTAAACCAAAGAAGCGATAAAGCGGCTCTTAACCATATAAGTAGAATAAGACATGGCTTCGGAATTCGGATCTCCTGAAACCTGCCTGTCTCTCCACATGGATTGAGCAATCGTTCCACCGTCATTTACCGAACGGGAATCCGTATAAGTGTAGCC
This region of Pedobacter steynii genomic DNA includes:
- a CDS encoding DUF3095 family protein, coding for MSENTDRFYNGLPANRMALADLLVNAELFAEVPADWHVIITDIKRSTQAVFDGLHETVNLIATGSIVMVLNMAFRAGITIPFFFGGDGATFIVPPSIVDQAMGGLMLYQSNTSENFNLELRVGTVPVQQIYEKGHELHISKLSLSASFSIPVVLGKGLSFAEQLIKAEDYLFATALSPAEELDLTGMQCRWDKIDPPENSQEIVTLLVVARGGIAPAQIFSQVMRQIDDIYGPPQKRQPISVAKLKLKSSFDRLGVEMRARIGKIRFFELMKSWLINLYGYIYFHTESGKNYLNKLVEMSDTLVIDGRINTVMTGNEAQRLALIKVLDRFESSGDILYGIHISGDSVMSCYVRDLKDGHIHFVDGAEGGYTQAARQLKAKNRTIAS
- a CDS encoding carbonic anhydrase → MLTEHLHLIDQNPQQLLGMTPDLALQLLQDGHERFQKGYCTPRDLLQRVQETKDEPRPFAAVLSCMDSRVAAELIFDQSIGDIFNIRVAGNVVSPHILGSLEYTILAAGAKLIVVMGHTGCGAVKSACNNVMIENLSGLLREVKISIPQELTEYTDRTGENASFVNKVAVLNVYRSMQQILEQSSAIRQLADSGEIKIVPAMYDLSTGIVTFYP
- a CDS encoding SPFH domain-containing protein; translation: MDYYQIFLNYWWISAILFTLLFYKFILRVFLGMVIVPENKIGLVTKKFVLFGRDKELPDGRIIATKGEAGFQARALAPGLYWGMWPWQYSVNMQGFTIIPEGKIGLILANDGAEIPTGAILARRVDSDNFQDTEKFLNNQGQKGRQTSYITAGTYRINLFAFTVTIADMVSIRENMVGIVTTLDGLPIDTGQIAGKQVSGHNNFQDIDAFLKNGGNRGLQPSIILAGSYNINPWAIQIEEIPMTDVPIGFVGVVISYIGEDGKDISGESFKHGNIVSKGQRGVWMEAYGPGKYPFNKYIMKVELVPTTNLVLNWANARNESHQLDKNLSTITVRSRDGFPFNLDVSQIIHIPATEAPKVIARFGSMSNLVSQVLEPTIGNYFRNSAQDSDVISFLITRKERQQSAKEHIKEVLDDYNVNAVDTLIGDILPPESLMKTLTDRKIAEEEQKTYQIQRMAQEQRQGMEKETAIADMQKEIVKAQQNVEIAQRTADATVKKAEGDANSLKLQVDAEATATKMRAGAEAEATKARAGAQAEATRLNASADAEKIAKTGLAEAEKIMAIGKSTADAYDLQVKAMGGDNFTRFKITEEIGKGRIKIIPDLIVSGGNGTDGSLSGLMGMQLMQMMQQEKEKPTNSK